From the genome of Leptospiraceae bacterium, one region includes:
- a CDS encoding class I SAM-dependent methyltransferase, whose product MYTIEKEILREKRHSLLSELKGDILEIGSGTGINFRYYPEEARVFALEPSRHMWKKATERMEKESPVAKIHPIISGFFGDKLPEGLEENSMDYIVSTLVLCTVPDPENSILQFKKILKPKGKLIILEHIRSVDSFTAMIQDGLNPVWSIVSEGCNFNRPTDFLLKQYGFVPLIEEYFFHTLPFYSASLVMS is encoded by the coding sequence ATGTACACGATAGAAAAAGAAATCCTTAGAGAAAAACGCCATTCTTTACTATCTGAACTAAAAGGTGATATATTAGAAATTGGAAGCGGAACAGGAATTAACTTTCGGTATTATCCGGAAGAAGCGAGAGTTTTTGCCCTGGAACCTTCCAGGCACATGTGGAAAAAAGCTACAGAAAGAATGGAAAAAGAGTCTCCGGTAGCAAAAATCCATCCAATTATTTCCGGCTTTTTTGGGGACAAACTCCCGGAAGGTTTAGAAGAGAACAGCATGGACTACATCGTTTCTACCCTGGTTCTTTGTACGGTTCCGGACCCGGAAAATAGTATATTACAATTTAAAAAAATACTAAAACCGAAAGGAAAGTTAATTATATTAGAACACATTCGTTCTGTTGATAGTTTTACAGCTATGATTCAGGATGGTTTAAATCCGGTCTGGTCTATTGTTTCGGAAGGATGTAATTTTAATCGTCCTACGGATTTCCTCCTGAAACAATACGGTTTCGTTCCACTGATAGAAGAATATTTCTTTCACACACTTCCGTTTTACTCTGCGAGTCTGGTTATGAGCTAA
- a CDS encoding DMT family transporter: MQKTLGSFFVFLSSFFFYMSTVSIRWARQEVVIHPAFFVFARFLLGTLVFSGIFLIKRKRIRPVHKGYLAGRAIFNTIAVLMFFKAVHATSSSEANILNMTYPLFIAIISWIFLKKERNLHSYLIVFLAFIGIFLIVNPFSIHASLQSLWGLGSGIVAAIAIIFLNLSRQYDDSDTILFFLFSSGTFFIFLLYFSVFHIPSGKELYYLGLCAINGILGQYLLTLGFRYITAIEGGIISSTRIILAAFLGPIIAQDPPSTIAGVIGAILIFLTNIYLITRKK; the protein is encoded by the coding sequence ATGCAAAAAACCCTGGGGAGCTTTTTCGTATTTCTTTCTTCTTTCTTTTTTTATATGTCAACCGTAAGTATTCGTTGGGCCAGGCAAGAAGTAGTTATACATCCCGCTTTTTTTGTATTTGCCCGGTTTTTACTGGGAACTCTTGTGTTTTCAGGAATATTTCTTATAAAAAGAAAACGAATCCGCCCGGTTCATAAAGGCTATCTTGCCGGAAGAGCCATTTTTAATACAATTGCTGTTCTCATGTTTTTTAAAGCGGTTCATGCTACAAGTTCTTCCGAAGCCAATATCTTAAACATGACTTATCCTCTCTTTATCGCAATTATTTCTTGGATATTTCTAAAGAAAGAAAGAAATTTGCATAGTTACCTTATCGTATTCCTTGCGTTTATCGGAATCTTCTTAATCGTGAATCCTTTTTCTATTCATGCGAGTTTACAAAGCTTATGGGGACTCGGTTCCGGTATTGTTGCTGCTATAGCGATAATTTTTTTAAATTTATCCCGTCAATATGATGATTCAGATACCATATTATTCTTCTTATTTTCAAGTGGTACTTTTTTTATTTTCCTTCTATACTTTTCCGTTTTTCATATTCCTTCCGGCAAGGAATTATATTACCTCGGTCTGTGTGCTATAAATGGTATCTTAGGACAATATTTATTAACTTTAGGATTTCGATATATCACTGCCATTGAAGGAGGAATTATCTCTTCAACCCGAATTATATTGGCAGCTTTTCTTGGCCCAATCATTGCTCAGGATCCACCGTCCACGATAGCCGGAGTCATTGGCGCAATTTTAATTTTTCTTACAAATATATATCTTATAACAAGAAAGAAATAA
- a CDS encoding 4Fe-4S dicluster domain-containing protein, with the protein MKKRYAMAIDMEKCVACNACVIACKDENKVPDGHAREWTVQIVSGVFPNLTMENYSERCHHCSNPPCVYCCPTGASHTIEGGIVKVDPDMCIGCKACVASCPYDARYVHPQGFVDKCTFCDHRVAEGKNPACVDICPTYCLTFGDMNDKNSDIFKLVQKRNYKKLKTDAGTEPNLYLLYGKTGKKR; encoded by the coding sequence ATGAAAAAAAGATACGCAATGGCGATAGACATGGAAAAGTGCGTTGCCTGCAATGCCTGTGTCATAGCCTGCAAGGATGAAAACAAAGTCCCGGACGGACATGCCAGAGAATGGACAGTGCAAATTGTTTCAGGAGTATTTCCTAATCTTACCATGGAAAACTACTCCGAACGTTGCCATCATTGTAGTAACCCTCCCTGTGTGTATTGTTGCCCTACCGGGGCCTCTCACACTATTGAAGGTGGCATAGTAAAAGTAGATCCGGATATGTGCATAGGTTGCAAGGCCTGTGTGGCTTCTTGTCCTTATGATGCTCGTTACGTTCACCCTCAGGGTTTTGTGGATAAGTGTACATTCTGCGACCATAGAGTAGCTGAAGGGAAAAATCCGGCCTGTGTGGATATTTGTCCCACCTATTGTTTGACTTTCGGAGATATGAACGATAAGAACAGCGATATATTCAAACTGGTTCAGAAACGGAACTACAAGAAATTAAAAACAGATGCAGGAACCGAACCGAATCTGTATTTGCTTTACGGTAAAACCGGTAAAAAAAGGTAA
- a CDS encoding YiiD C-terminal domain-containing protein → MNKRSSGLNFEVFPMWKFMEETFGSEAAFENFGPYKGASVKPKILNKNTVEVSMPLVISNTNYVGTHFGGSLYSMCDPFYMFILLWNLGEDYIVWDKSAKIEFISPGKGTVKVTFFLSDAEFAEIKEILKNTKKTTRFYKTEIYDENGKVVARLEKELYIRRKN, encoded by the coding sequence ATGAATAAAAGAAGCAGTGGTTTAAATTTTGAAGTATTCCCTATGTGGAAGTTTATGGAAGAGACATTTGGTTCAGAAGCAGCTTTTGAAAACTTCGGTCCCTATAAAGGTGCCAGCGTAAAACCTAAAATACTGAATAAAAATACAGTGGAAGTGAGCATGCCTCTTGTTATATCAAATACAAACTATGTTGGTACACATTTCGGAGGTTCCCTTTACTCTATGTGTGATCCCTTTTATATGTTTATTCTACTCTGGAATCTGGGAGAGGATTATATTGTCTGGGATAAAAGTGCAAAAATCGAATTTATTTCTCCGGGAAAAGGAACCGTCAAGGTTACTTTCTTTTTATCAGATGCAGAATTTGCAGAAATCAAAGAAATTTTAAAAAATACTAAAAAAACCACAAGATTTTATAAGACAGAAATTTACGATGAGAATGGAAAAGTAGTAGCCCGATTAGAAAAAGAGTTATACATTCGTAGGAAAAACTAA
- the nrfD gene encoding polysulfide reductase NrfD, which yields MDTEITITRSNPHIDPNLTIWGWEIPGYLFLGGLTAGILILSGIFYLMKRDKELPFTVRTAPIFAPIFLSIGMLFLFLDLEHKLYVWRLYLTFKWTSPMSWGSWALILMFPSSILFALMQLEEENRQMLKNFFENLSPLRFVAGLLSKAFDLAERIKPYGKIIAWVNIVMGGFIGIYTGILISSFVARPFWNTSALGLLFLTSGISSASAFMILGSRNEIEKRLMIKIDVGFLVTELLILIQIFIGFFTSSAYHNNAGKLIFGGDFTGYFWMLVILQGILFPLFLEALELKKIFHFRILTPLSVLFGGLLLRILFVYIGQHSYIGLHL from the coding sequence ATGGATACTGAAATTACCATTACGAGATCGAACCCTCACATCGATCCTAATTTAACAATCTGGGGCTGGGAAATTCCAGGCTATCTGTTTTTGGGTGGTCTGACTGCGGGAATTTTAATTCTTTCGGGAATCTTTTACTTAATGAAAAGAGACAAAGAACTTCCGTTTACTGTGAGGACAGCTCCTATTTTCGCACCCATCTTCTTGAGCATAGGTATGCTATTCCTGTTTCTGGATCTGGAGCATAAGCTTTATGTCTGGAGACTTTATCTTACCTTCAAGTGGACATCTCCAATGTCCTGGGGTTCCTGGGCGTTAATCCTTATGTTTCCCTCATCCATTCTCTTTGCCTTGATGCAATTAGAAGAGGAGAATCGGCAGATGCTGAAGAATTTCTTCGAAAACCTGTCTCCTTTACGTTTTGTTGCAGGATTACTTTCAAAAGCATTTGACCTGGCCGAGAGAATAAAACCCTACGGGAAGATAATTGCCTGGGTAAATATTGTCATGGGAGGATTCATCGGAATCTACACCGGGATATTAATCAGTAGCTTTGTAGCGAGGCCTTTCTGGAATACTTCCGCACTCGGGCTTCTCTTTCTTACTTCCGGAATATCAAGTGCCAGTGCCTTTATGATACTCGGTTCCCGAAACGAAATCGAAAAAAGACTGATGATTAAAATCGATGTGGGCTTTTTAGTAACCGAGTTACTCATTCTCATCCAGATTTTTATAGGATTCTTTACCTCTTCCGCTTACCACAATAATGCCGGTAAGTTGATTTTTGGAGGAGATTTCACCGGGTATTTCTGGATGCTGGTTATACTACAGGGTATCCTGTTCCCACTCTTCTTAGAAGCACTTGAGTTGAAAAAAATCTTTCATTTCCGAATCCTTACCCCTCTATCCGTCCTTTTTGGGGGATTACTTCTCAGGATTCTTTTTGTTTATATAGGACAACATTCTTACATAGGGTTACATTTATGA
- a CDS encoding NAD+ kinase, with product MTKLNFSPERILIVSKRTRYELDTFRYADEKERKKIYKLIKLEERIMASHERQVKSREEVRNIFPEITRLVYRQELEKLNLKEFDLIIALGGDNHFTYIGHYCIQNDIYIIGCNSDTETSMGAMLSFSAETLKETVQNDWSDVYVEEWPLIIARITHPDGRKVETFGTISEITVRNNNPDLISSYHICFDGIREKQKSSGLLFCTGAGSTGWYLSCHQNDEETDPSFPKTAPYFKAYSRELSKTARKNYKLNDFKVETCCKIISDMDGGICVDSLPERRYDFPSGSIAEFSLSFKKLKVIRKKDPDI from the coding sequence ATGACTAAATTAAACTTTTCCCCGGAACGCATCCTGATCGTAAGCAAAAGGACTCGTTATGAGTTAGATACCTTTCGCTATGCCGATGAAAAAGAGAGAAAGAAAATTTACAAACTAATCAAGCTTGAAGAACGTATTATGGCTTCTCATGAAAGGCAGGTCAAAAGTCGTGAAGAAGTTCGTAACATTTTTCCTGAAATTACCCGTCTCGTTTACAGGCAGGAACTGGAAAAGTTGAACTTGAAAGAGTTTGATCTGATTATTGCCCTCGGTGGAGACAATCATTTTACCTACATAGGTCATTATTGTATTCAAAATGATATATATATCATCGGTTGTAATTCTGATACCGAAACATCTATGGGTGCCATGCTATCCTTTAGTGCAGAGACCCTCAAAGAGACCGTGCAAAATGATTGGTCGGATGTTTATGTAGAAGAATGGCCTCTTATCATTGCAAGAATTACACATCCGGATGGAAGAAAAGTGGAAACCTTCGGGACGATAAGCGAAATAACTGTTCGAAATAATAATCCGGATCTAATTAGTAGTTACCATATTTGTTTTGATGGGATCCGAGAAAAACAGAAAAGTTCCGGCCTGCTATTCTGTACCGGAGCCGGCTCCACAGGCTGGTATCTTTCCTGTCACCAGAATGATGAAGAAACTGATCCATCTTTTCCCAAAACAGCACCCTATTTCAAAGCATATAGTAGAGAACTCAGCAAAACAGCCAGAAAAAACTACAAGCTGAATGATTTTAAAGTAGAGACCTGCTGTAAAATCATATCTGATATGGATGGAGGAATATGTGTGGATTCCTTACCGGAAAGACGATATGATTTTCCAAGTGGCTCGATAGCCGAATTTTCTTTATCCTTTAAAAAACTAAAAGTTATCCGAAAGAAAGATCCCGATATTTAA
- a CDS encoding VWA domain-containing protein, translating into MNYFERPYFLYGIIPLFLYLIVFYYFRIYRNRQELSLSNQEATKIGFRFSFDWLAFLRFIPLLLVLIALAGPGRKIEMLPEDRQGIDMMIAVDVSGSMARSNDFLPSNRLEVSKSLIQNFIRKRKNDRIGLVVFAGAAYLQSPLTSDRDSLVELCREINEKSIVEQGTAIGDAILLSTYRLKRSQAKSRVILIITDGVSNTGKIDPLTAKETARHFGIKIYTIGVGKSRFGAYQVDFESLKKISDDTGGLFFRATGPTEFQEVMDSIDKLERDKVKSKPKLITESYFLRFLIPALIFMALDFLIRAFLLRYSL; encoded by the coding sequence ATGAATTATTTTGAAAGACCCTATTTTTTATACGGGATAATTCCTCTTTTTCTTTATCTTATCGTATTTTATTATTTTAGAATCTACCGAAACAGACAAGAATTGTCTCTCAGCAACCAGGAAGCTACAAAAATAGGTTTTCGATTTTCATTTGATTGGCTCGCTTTCTTACGTTTTATTCCCTTACTTCTTGTCCTGATTGCTCTTGCCGGACCCGGGAGAAAGATTGAAATGCTTCCGGAAGACAGACAGGGAATAGATATGATGATAGCAGTAGATGTATCGGGTTCTATGGCGAGAAGTAATGATTTCTTGCCGAGTAACCGCCTCGAAGTATCAAAAAGTCTTATCCAGAATTTTATTCGTAAACGAAAGAACGACCGAATTGGTCTTGTGGTTTTTGCCGGTGCTGCTTATTTGCAATCCCCCTTGACTTCCGATAGGGACTCCCTGGTTGAACTCTGCCGGGAAATTAATGAGAAATCTATTGTTGAACAGGGAACTGCTATCGGGGACGCGATTTTATTAAGTACTTATCGCCTAAAACGTTCTCAGGCCAAATCGAGAGTGATTCTTATCATTACGGATGGTGTTTCTAATACGGGAAAAATAGATCCTTTAACGGCTAAAGAAACAGCCAGGCATTTCGGTATTAAGATCTATACAATAGGAGTGGGAAAATCACGATTTGGTGCATACCAGGTTGATTTTGAATCCTTAAAAAAGATTTCGGATGATACAGGTGGCTTATTTTTTCGAGCTACCGGTCCGACGGAGTTTCAGGAGGTTATGGATTCTATCGATAAGTTAGAAAGAGATAAAGTGAAATCCAAACCGAAGCTGATTACAGAGAGTTATTTCTTAAGATTTCTAATCCCGGCCCTGATTTTTATGGCTTTAGATTTTCTTATTCGAGCTTTTCTTCTCAGGTATTCCTTATGA
- a CDS encoding DUF58 domain-containing protein codes for MILSELEKLVRQIEFKHRKKIRSIKAGGMLSTKIGRGMDFKDVREYSYGDDTRFIDWNVTSRTGNVHVKVFHEENDRLINIFLDISSSMLFSGSNDYNKFFIGFQFLAFILLLSLHSGDRVNIVLYSDKVEEIHKDVKTKTEAYKILKKIYSYSLLNKKTSHHLPFQLLKDRMPRKSVSYIISDFAGLSDLGLYRPLQELHELYAIRVSDRSEEKPEDKVFKYFFINRIEEGTGGPFYRSSFHRESKLLAQFYRNNLLHLRTDSELGKEILYFMSK; via the coding sequence ATGATTTTATCCGAGCTGGAAAAACTTGTTCGCCAGATCGAATTTAAACATCGAAAAAAAATTAGAAGCATTAAAGCCGGAGGTATGCTTTCTACCAAAATCGGTAGAGGTATGGATTTTAAGGATGTCCGGGAATATTCTTACGGAGATGATACTCGCTTCATAGACTGGAACGTTACCTCAAGGACTGGCAATGTTCATGTAAAAGTATTTCATGAGGAAAATGATAGACTGATTAATATATTTCTGGATATATCTTCCTCCATGCTATTTTCCGGTAGCAATGACTATAATAAGTTTTTTATCGGGTTTCAATTCTTAGCTTTCATTTTACTTCTTTCTCTACATTCCGGAGACAGGGTAAATATTGTATTATATTCTGATAAAGTAGAAGAAATTCATAAGGATGTAAAAACAAAAACAGAAGCATACAAAATACTTAAGAAAATCTATAGTTATTCCCTTTTAAATAAAAAGACTTCTCACCATCTTCCTTTTCAACTATTAAAAGATAGAATGCCCAGAAAATCTGTATCCTACATCATCAGTGACTTTGCCGGTCTTTCCGACCTGGGGCTTTACAGGCCTTTGCAGGAATTGCATGAGCTCTACGCCATTCGAGTTTCTGATAGAAGTGAGGAAAAACCAGAAGATAAGGTATTTAAGTATTTTTTTATAAATCGAATAGAAGAGGGGACAGGAGGTCCTTTTTATAGGAGTAGTTTCCATCGGGAGTCAAAATTACTGGCTCAATTTTACCGTAATAATCTGCTCCACCTCCGTACGGATTCAGAACTCGGCAAAGAGATTTTATATTTTATGAGTAAATAG
- a CDS encoding MoxR family ATPase, translating into MAEKQLEELILSSKEKLDKVSEELKKEITGQNTTVRKLLIGLVSQGHILLEGMPGLAKTLLAKSLAGTLNLSFNRIQFTPDLLPSDLIGTVVFNPKNASFETRKGPIFTGILLADEINRAPAKVQSALLQCMGEKIVTIGETTYKLDTPFMVIATENPIEQEGTYQLPEAQMDRFLMKINVGYPSFQEELAILSQHGDSGEPDKGIQKILGANELLQIYNQANAIHIDEKLKDYIIRIVRNTRPETTSIEELKPYIKHGASPRASLALLRAGRAHALMEGRSFVTAEDIRSLVFDVFRHRLILTFEAISEDITVESLIKTIMESTELP; encoded by the coding sequence ATGGCAGAAAAGCAATTGGAAGAGCTGATTCTTAGCTCTAAAGAGAAATTAGATAAGGTTTCCGAAGAACTTAAAAAAGAAATTACAGGTCAGAATACTACCGTAAGAAAGCTGTTAATCGGCCTTGTTTCACAGGGGCACATTCTTCTTGAAGGGATGCCGGGGCTCGCCAAGACCCTCCTGGCAAAATCCCTGGCCGGAACTCTAAACCTCTCCTTTAATCGAATTCAATTTACTCCTGATTTACTTCCTTCCGATTTGATAGGAACCGTGGTTTTTAACCCTAAAAATGCCAGCTTTGAGACCCGAAAAGGTCCGATTTTTACAGGAATCCTACTGGCTGATGAGATCAATCGGGCACCGGCCAAGGTACAATCTGCCTTGTTGCAGTGTATGGGGGAAAAAATTGTAACCATAGGAGAGACAACCTACAAACTGGATACTCCTTTCATGGTAATTGCAACCGAAAACCCTATTGAGCAGGAAGGAACTTACCAGTTGCCGGAAGCCCAGATGGACAGGTTTCTGATGAAAATAAACGTAGGATATCCTTCTTTCCAGGAAGAACTTGCTATTCTTTCCCAACACGGAGATTCCGGAGAACCCGACAAGGGGATTCAGAAAATATTGGGTGCAAATGAGCTATTGCAGATTTACAACCAGGCAAATGCCATTCATATTGATGAAAAACTAAAAGATTATATTATTCGAATAGTCCGAAACACCAGACCGGAAACAACTTCTATAGAAGAATTGAAACCCTATATCAAACATGGGGCTTCTCCGAGGGCTTCGCTGGCACTTTTACGAGCAGGAAGAGCACATGCTCTCATGGAAGGTCGTTCTTTTGTGACGGCAGAAGATATTCGTTCCCTGGTATTTGATGTTTTCCGACACAGATTGATTCTTACCTTTGAAGCTATTTCGGAGGATATTACAGTTGAATCCCTTATAAAGACTATAATGGAAAGCACGGAGTTACCCTGA
- a CDS encoding molybdopterin-dependent oxidoreductase produces the protein MMITRRDFLKIGAAVFAGTAASKVATDTFDSPLYADSVKDLKPDKKVPTFCEICFWKCGMLASVKNGKIIKVEGNPDHPLSNGRLCPRGTSARGIIYDKDRLQTPLIRTKSASGKQKFEVVSWDKALDEAAGRLQQIMEKHGADKIALFSHGHGGSFFKTLLKGMGSKNVTAPSYAQCRGPRQEGFGLTFGRDVGSPEGLDLPYTRCVVMIGSHLGENMHNTQVQELSKAIDNGASFITVDPRYSTMAGKSDYWLPIKPGTDIALLLAWINVMITEGIYQKEFIANNASGFDKLAAHVKDKTPEWAYLHTSIEPDLIRKTARFIAKNAPASIIHPGRHVVWYGDDTQRSRAIAILNALLGNWGKRGGIYMPSGMGVKEDALPDFPEQKKFKLKPKQIFPFASAVPAQCYVNSAIAGEHEIQEGEQMRAWLVYGCNLPTTLPDPRQVRKALQALDFVLTIDILPAEITAYSDIVLPEATFLERYDDYDDKPFRTPYIAIRQPVVEPLYQSKPGWWIAKNLAKRIKVNGESLEKYFPYKDMKEKLEKEAKINNFSFVEIEKKGAITRKVEIYDNSPTMKFSTKSGKIELYSQALTDAGFAGLPEYIPQEEPPEGYFRLLFGRHPVHTFSRTSNNSVSLEIFPENELWLNTEIARILGIKHGSYVVLQNQDGVKSGRIKVKVTQRIRQDCVYMVHGFGNKSEKLTKAFNRGASDSDMVTRYKEDPIMGGTGMNVNFVSLIKA, from the coding sequence ATTATGATTACAAGAAGAGACTTCCTAAAAATAGGTGCAGCGGTATTCGCAGGCACGGCTGCCAGTAAGGTAGCAACTGACACATTCGATTCTCCACTTTATGCCGATTCGGTAAAAGATCTAAAACCTGATAAAAAAGTTCCTACATTTTGTGAGATTTGCTTCTGGAAATGCGGTATGCTCGCCAGTGTAAAAAATGGAAAGATCATAAAGGTAGAAGGAAACCCGGATCACCCACTCTCCAATGGGCGACTTTGCCCGAGAGGAACCAGTGCAAGGGGAATTATTTATGATAAAGATAGACTGCAAACTCCCCTTATCCGAACGAAATCAGCATCCGGAAAACAAAAGTTTGAAGTGGTTAGCTGGGATAAAGCACTCGATGAAGCAGCCGGTAGATTACAACAAATAATGGAAAAGCATGGAGCTGATAAAATAGCACTTTTCTCCCACGGTCATGGGGGAAGCTTCTTTAAGACTCTCCTTAAAGGCATGGGCAGTAAAAATGTAACAGCTCCCAGTTATGCACAATGTAGAGGTCCGAGGCAAGAAGGTTTTGGACTTACATTCGGTAGAGATGTGGGTTCACCCGAGGGTCTGGATTTACCCTACACACGCTGTGTGGTTATGATAGGTTCTCATCTTGGAGAGAACATGCACAATACCCAGGTGCAGGAACTGAGTAAAGCCATAGATAACGGAGCCAGTTTTATTACAGTTGATCCACGCTATTCAACTATGGCAGGAAAATCAGATTATTGGTTACCCATAAAACCGGGAACTGATATTGCACTTCTTTTAGCCTGGATAAATGTGATGATAACTGAGGGCATTTACCAGAAAGAGTTTATTGCAAATAATGCAAGTGGTTTTGATAAGTTAGCCGCTCATGTAAAAGATAAAACTCCCGAATGGGCTTATCTACATACAAGTATTGAACCTGATTTAATTCGCAAAACAGCCCGATTTATTGCAAAGAATGCACCTGCCTCGATTATCCACCCCGGAAGACACGTAGTCTGGTATGGAGATGACACACAACGTTCTCGTGCCATTGCAATACTAAACGCTCTCTTAGGCAACTGGGGAAAGCGCGGTGGAATTTATATGCCCAGCGGAATGGGAGTAAAAGAAGACGCCCTACCTGATTTTCCTGAGCAGAAAAAATTTAAGCTCAAACCCAAGCAGATTTTTCCTTTCGCTTCAGCAGTTCCGGCTCAGTGCTATGTAAATTCAGCCATAGCGGGAGAGCATGAGATTCAGGAAGGAGAGCAAATGCGGGCCTGGTTAGTCTATGGTTGTAATTTACCCACCACCCTGCCCGATCCCAGACAGGTAAGGAAAGCTTTACAGGCACTTGACTTCGTTCTTACTATCGATATTCTTCCCGCAGAAATTACTGCATATTCAGACATTGTACTTCCGGAAGCAACATTTCTGGAGCGATATGATGACTACGATGATAAACCTTTCCGTACTCCTTATATAGCGATACGTCAACCGGTTGTTGAGCCTTTATATCAGAGTAAACCCGGCTGGTGGATAGCTAAAAATTTGGCGAAACGAATTAAGGTCAACGGAGAAAGCCTCGAAAAATATTTCCCGTATAAAGATATGAAAGAAAAGTTGGAGAAAGAAGCCAAAATTAATAATTTCTCTTTTGTGGAAATCGAGAAAAAGGGCGCGATTACCCGGAAAGTCGAGATCTATGATAATTCCCCAACCATGAAATTCTCCACAAAGTCAGGGAAAATAGAACTGTATTCCCAGGCTCTCACTGATGCAGGCTTTGCCGGTCTTCCGGAATATATCCCTCAGGAAGAACCACCGGAAGGATACTTTCGCTTACTTTTCGGAAGACACCCGGTTCATACTTTTTCCAGAACATCGAATAACAGCGTAAGCCTTGAGATTTTCCCGGAAAATGAACTCTGGTTGAATACGGAGATAGCCAGGATTCTTGGAATTAAGCATGGTAGCTATGTAGTTCTTCAAAACCAGGATGGAGTTAAAAGCGGCCGCATAAAAGTAAAAGTTACCCAGAGGATCCGCCAGGATTGCGTCTATATGGTGCATGGTTTTGGAAACAAATCAGAAAAATTGACAAAGGCATTTAACAGGGGAGCTTCTGATAGCGATATGGTAACACGCTATAAAGAAGATCCTATAATGGGTGGAACAGGAATGAACGTCAATTTTGTAAGCCTGATAAAGGCATAA
- a CDS encoding AraC family transcriptional regulator: MVVPYLIVFLGILSLILLLLKKEKTISEAFIFLLICTFIMQSGFHIIYNSQASPYLLLSGAFHSTYGPLLFLYIRAKKFSINKKKLIWHFLPFFIIFVLEEIIKQYQPIPPKLPVYKQNVLFPKIPIFPLPVLVYKITNTVSTLFYIYLIIKTLITTKTLRIGHSYRYVSVLFSFFIINALLLWFPPVSEIILIRPLIMLIFTLLVYYQVFLDLFESFSLKNQPTPEITEYEVENRNIKKYKLSGLKDDSSMEIVCKILNYMKEEKPYLNPDFSLDIMAKNLEVPKYHLSQVLNEKMQTNFYTFVNDYRLREVILELEKNPHLKINFLHLALEKGFPSKATFNRTFKKQTGESPSQFKKKLQI; this comes from the coding sequence ATGGTGGTTCCCTATCTCATTGTTTTTCTCGGTATATTATCCCTAATACTCCTTCTGTTAAAAAAAGAAAAAACTATCTCGGAAGCATTCATTTTTCTCCTAATATGCACTTTTATTATGCAATCCGGTTTTCATATTATTTATAATTCTCAAGCGTCACCGTATTTACTTTTATCCGGTGCTTTCCATTCTACTTATGGCCCCTTGCTCTTTCTATATATAAGAGCTAAAAAATTTTCCATAAACAAAAAAAAACTTATCTGGCATTTTTTACCTTTTTTTATAATATTCGTATTAGAAGAAATAATAAAACAATATCAGCCTATTCCCCCTAAACTACCTGTTTATAAGCAAAATGTTCTATTTCCGAAAATTCCCATATTTCCCTTACCTGTTTTAGTATACAAAATTACGAATACAGTTTCTACCCTATTTTATATCTATTTAATTATCAAAACCTTAATTACCACCAAAACTTTGCGTATAGGGCATAGTTATAGGTATGTAAGTGTTCTATTTTCCTTCTTTATAATAAATGCTTTACTACTCTGGTTTCCACCGGTTTCTGAAATTATCTTGATTCGTCCTCTTATTATGCTTATATTCACTCTGCTGGTTTACTATCAGGTTTTTTTGGATTTATTTGAGTCCTTCTCTTTAAAGAATCAGCCTACTCCAGAAATTACAGAATACGAGGTCGAGAATAGAAATATTAAAAAATATAAACTTTCCGGTCTCAAAGACGATTCGAGTATGGAAATTGTTTGTAAAATTCTAAATTATATGAAAGAAGAAAAACCCTATCTTAACCCGGATTTTTCCTTAGATATTATGGCTAAAAACTTAGAGGTGCCGAAGTATCATCTCTCGCAGGTACTAAACGAAAAAATGCAAACTAATTTTTATACCTTTGTTAATGATTATAGATTAAGAGAAGTTATTCTTGAATTAGAGAAAAACCCACATTTAAAAATCAATTTTCTTCATCTGGCATTAGAAAAAGGTTTTCCTTCCAAAGCAACTTTTAACCGTACATTTAAAAAACAAACCGGAGAAAGTCCGAGCCAATTTAAAAAAAAATTACAGATTTAG